One window of the Cinclus cinclus unplaced genomic scaffold, bCinCin1.1 SCAFFOLD_68, whole genome shotgun sequence genome contains the following:
- the LOC134057154 gene encoding zinc finger protein 239-like produces MDFPFLNLGPMEDEAVRKKNMPPEPQADKELRMETREDKSLQQNLVEEAVWSSSIAQETSEEEKPGRSHMRMGCKHSSWVSEEENQGQRTGQSCSQSSELGFHEHLHDADKPHKCSNCGKSFSKRSSLIWHWRIHMGERPYECGECGKSFSTRFKLIRHQMIHTGERPYECDIRRKRFQTSSNLVMHQRIHTEERPFRCPDCGKGFKYNSRLVSHRRIHTGEMPYECGQCGKCFRTSSELIVHQRIHTGEQPYECDKCSKRFLTSSSLLLHQRIHIEERPFCCPDYRKGFRHNSNLVTHRRIHTGERPYECSECGKSFSQSSHLTKHQWRHH; encoded by the exons atggaTTTCCCATTCCTAAACCTTGGCCCGATGGAGGATGAGGCcgtgaggaagaagaacatgcccccggagccccaggcag acaaggagctgaggatggagaccagggaggacaaatccctgcagcagaaccttgtggaagaggctgtttggagcagctccattgCACAGGAAACCAGCGAGGAGGAAAAGCCCGGGAGATCCCACATGAGGATGGGCTGCAAACACAGTTCTTGGGTATCCGAGGAGGAGAACCAGGGCCAAAGAACcggacagagctgcagccagagctcagagctggggttCCATGAGCATCTTCATGATGCGGATAAGCCCCACAAGTGTTCAAattgtgggaagagcttcagcaagaGATCCTCCCTGATCTGGcactggagaatccacatgGGGGAACggccctatgagtgtggggaGTGTGGAAAGAGCTTCAGTACGAGATTCAAACTGATCCGCCACCAGatgatccacactggggagaggccctatgaATGTGACATACGCAGGAAGAGGTTTCAGACCAGCTCCAATCTCGTCATGCATCAGCGGATTCACACAGAAGAGAGGCCCTTCCGCTGCCctgactgtgggaagggcttcaaatACAACTCCCGCCTTGTCTCCCACaggcgcatccacactggggagatgcCCTATGAGTGTGGGCAGTGTGGGAAGTGCTTCAGGACAAGCTCTGAACTGATTGTCCACCAAAGGATCCACACAGGGGAACAGCCCTATGAGTGTGATAAATGCAGCAAGAGGTTTCTGACCAGCTCCAGTCTCCTCCTGCACCAGCGCATTCACATAGAGGAgaggcccttctgctgccccgACTACAGGAAGGGCTTCAGGCACAACTCCAACCTCGTCAcccaccggcgcatccacactggggagaggccctatgaGTGTtctgagtgtgggaagagcttttcACAGAGCTCTCACCTGACCAAACACCAATGGAGGCACCActaa